Proteins co-encoded in one Gloeomargarita sp. SRBZ-1_bins_9 genomic window:
- the upp gene encoding uracil phosphoribosyltransferase, translated as MAVQGTVYVLSHPLIQHGLGVVRDRHTPNALFRSTLVELGQWLTYEAIRRDWLPLTTATVETPLAPATVQWVDGRVPVVLVPILRAGLTLVEGAQRLLPLARVYHLGVVRDEHTLTPTVYLNSLPAQLDSQTRVLVLDPMLATGGTAMAALTALVERGAQPAYIRLVAVIAAPPALQKITAQYPQVQIYTASVDPTLDERGFIVPGLGDAGDRSFGTG; from the coding sequence GTGGCAGTCCAAGGAACGGTCTATGTGCTCTCCCATCCCCTGATCCAGCACGGGTTGGGGGTGGTACGGGATAGACACACGCCCAATGCCCTGTTTCGCTCGACCCTGGTGGAGCTGGGGCAGTGGTTGACCTACGAGGCGATCCGGCGGGATTGGTTGCCTTTGACCACGGCGACGGTGGAAACGCCCCTGGCGCCGGCAACGGTCCAATGGGTGGATGGGAGGGTGCCGGTGGTGCTGGTGCCCATCCTGCGGGCGGGATTGACGCTGGTCGAGGGCGCCCAACGGCTGTTGCCCCTGGCGCGGGTGTATCACCTGGGGGTGGTGCGGGATGAACATACCCTGACCCCGACGGTGTACTTGAATAGCTTGCCGGCGCAGTTGGACTCCCAAACGCGGGTGCTGGTGCTAGACCCAATGCTGGCGACCGGCGGCACGGCCATGGCGGCTCTCACGGCCCTGGTGGAACGGGGGGCGCAACCAGCCTACATCCGTCTGGTCGCGGTGATTGCGGCACCGCCGGCCCTGCAAAAAATCACTGCCCAATATCCCCAGGTGCAGATTTACACCGCCAGTGTGGACCCGACGTTGGATGAGCGGGGGTTTATCGTGCCGGGATTGGGGGATGCTGGTGACCGGAGTTTTGGAACGGGGTAA
- a CDS encoding HD domain-containing protein has product MKGKTRTYHDPVHGAITLDGQDPVEALLIRLIDTPAFQRLRRLRQLGAASLTFHGAEGSRFTHSLGVLWVARRVFDRLQNLYPELRPHRAVVLVAALCHDLGHGPYSHTGEEMFHYHHERWTQRILEQDPTIRGLLQDFDPLLLPQVLQVYRREYPLPFVGQWVSGQLDCDRLDYLMRDSYLTGAAYGRLDLDRILAAIDYDPTSGDLVVHRKGLAAIEHYLVVRYFMYVQVYNHRKNVAATWMLCRLLDRAKQNPDGLFCDPTMRRWLTQPIDTLMLSDYLAADDDVLNYHFHRWTEAPDPVVADLCRRFLQRDLFKIVEVTRWSEPQRQELLTAVQQAVRQRGWEAAYYCGLHCRSIRGYTLYQKGIRLQTDEGVREINELSPLVQVLSDAHTRAWLIYPREVAETVNAWLQQQTPAAVPVEG; this is encoded by the coding sequence ATGAAGGGAAAAACCCGCACCTACCATGACCCGGTACACGGGGCCATCACGCTGGATGGGCAGGACCCGGTGGAGGCCTTGCTCATTCGCCTGATTGATACGCCGGCGTTTCAACGGTTGCGGCGCTTGCGCCAGTTGGGGGCGGCCAGTTTGACGTTTCACGGGGCGGAGGGGTCTCGGTTTACCCATTCGTTGGGGGTGCTGTGGGTGGCCCGCCGGGTGTTTGACCGGTTGCAAAACCTTTACCCGGAGTTGCGACCCCACCGGGCGGTGGTGTTGGTGGCGGCGTTGTGTCACGACCTGGGGCACGGTCCCTACAGCCACACGGGGGAAGAGATGTTTCATTATCACCATGAACGGTGGACGCAGCGGATTCTGGAGCAGGACCCCACCATTCGGGGGCTTTTGCAGGATTTTGACCCCCTGCTGCTGCCCCAGGTGTTGCAGGTCTATCGCCGGGAGTATCCGTTGCCGTTTGTGGGGCAATGGGTGTCGGGGCAACTGGACTGCGACCGGTTGGATTACCTGATGCGGGATAGTTATCTCACGGGGGCAGCCTACGGGCGCTTGGATTTGGACCGGATTCTGGCGGCGATTGATTACGACCCCACCAGCGGCGACCTGGTGGTGCACCGCAAGGGACTGGCAGCGATTGAGCATTACTTGGTGGTGCGCTATTTCATGTATGTCCAGGTGTATAACCACCGTAAGAATGTGGCAGCTACCTGGATGCTCTGCCGGTTGCTGGACCGCGCTAAACAAAACCCCGACGGCCTGTTTTGTGACCCGACGATGCGCCGCTGGTTGACCCAGCCGATTGACACCCTGATGCTCTCGGATTATTTGGCCGCCGATGACGATGTGCTGAACTACCATTTCCATCGCTGGACGGAGGCCCCAGACCCGGTGGTGGCGGATTTGTGCCGACGCTTTTTACAGCGCGATTTGTTCAAGATCGTGGAGGTGACCCGCTGGAGTGAACCCCAACGTCAGGAGCTGTTAACTGCTGTGCAGCAGGCGGTGCGGCAAAGGGGGTGGGAGGCGGCCTACTACTGTGGGTTGCACTGCCGTTCCATTCGTGGCTATACGCTCTATCAAAAAGGGATTCGGCTGCAGACGGATGAGGGGGTGCGGGAAATTAATGAGCTGTCGCCGTTGGTGCAGGTTTTGAGCGATGCCCACACCCGCGCCTGGTTGATCTATCCCCGGGAGGTGGCCGAGACGGTCAACGCTTGGCTGCAGCAGCAGACCCCAGCAGCGGTACCGGTTGAGGGATAA